Part of the Citrus sinensis cultivar Valencia sweet orange chromosome 2, DVS_A1.0, whole genome shotgun sequence genome, TAATCATTAGGTTTGGAGTTCGTGCTTGAAATTTCTCAATTCATATTTCTAATTGAGTTCTCGCTACAAGTACTTCATGAAAAAATGTTTCATGCGGTATGCTTAGATGATAAGCTGGAGGGATCTCTTTAGCTGGTAGTGAAAAATTTCAATAGGACTCACTTCTATTGTTCACTTCGTTGTTAGATGGAGGCAAAGAAgatgcaaaatataaaaacttaatGAATTGGAGTTATGCTATTGGATATGGAGTTGGATCAGGCAGTCCATTGAGCCCTTCGTTCAATTTTGGCCTTGAACTTGCTAAAAGTTCGGTGGTTAGTCTTCTCAGTgcttcttaatttatttctagaTCTGCATTTTCTCCCGGCAAGTTTGTTTATCATTCCTAAAAGTTTTCTGTTACTACTCATCAAATGtttcaaaatgtttatttGTTACTTTTGAGTGAAAATTTATACTAAGTTTCAACTGCAGTTCATTGCCTCATTCTATCAACACGTGGTTGTCCAAAGACGGGTATGATTCCTCATGTcatcttttgtcttttgagtCTTTATTCTCATTTCTGTATCTGCATTGACGTGATGCGTGtgtgtgtaatttttttttttttttttgggggcaACATATGGTTCCTTTTTTTTGCACATTGCAAGAGTAGATATCAACCTAAATTCATTTGAAATACTCGTTTTCATTGAATTATCTGCTAACATAATTTTGGAATGCTCACTTGCAATATGTTTGATTTATGTAGAAGAAGGAATAGAAATATGTCAAATCATCTACCAAGTCTCTTTTCAATGTGAAATTTGctacattaaaatattatataatttgagGAGAGATTTATGCACATGCACCTTATTCTAAGATACTGGGAATCAAGGATTTAGAGTAATGTACTTGAACTCATTGTATGGTTATGCAATTTGAAGCTAAATTCTCacaattttaatgatttgcTTAAACTATTTGGCCTACTTCTAGGAAGCTGGTCCATGTGATGTCATGCCAGTAGAAGATAATTTCTGTTTTGTTGCAGTATAATTATGATTCTTGCTATCTTTTTCCATTAGTATCCTTGATGGTGGTTTTTTGTTGTCTAGTTTTGCAATTCGGTACTGACAAATCTTTGAACTGCTCCAAAACTAAACAGGTGAAGAATCCtcttgaagaagatgaaatagttggaattacaaattatattgACTTTGGCTTTGAGTTGCAGACAAGGTATTTccagtaaataaataatttataatcaatttCTTGACACCCGATATTAATACAATCATGTTTTAAAGGATTGATGATGCCAAAACAGCAAACAACATCCCGGAATCCTCCTTTCAGGTGGCTGCATCCTGGCAGGCCAATAAAAACTTCTTGCTGAAGGTTGTATTAATAATCTTGTGCTTGAAGTATGGATCACATCACTACCTCAGCTCCAATGAAATATCCACATTTTTTCTTTGCAGGGAAAGGTCGGACCTCTCAGCTCATCAGTAGCGATGGCATTTAAGTCATGGTGGAAACCTTCTTTCACTTTCAGCATTTCAGGTATCTCTAGCTGGTGTATAATTTCATTCTTCCATTTCAAGGTTTCCTTTTAATTGGTCATGTCAATGGGATTCATGAACCTAACCTGCAAGCAATTATGGGATTCTATCTTTACTGTATTCAACATTCCATCAGTAgtattttcttacaaaaccTTTAGGTTTTCCTGTGAATTCTCAAATATTCCATGGAAACCCCCAATGCAGGCATTCCCACGGTTTTCATTCTGTCTGTGATTATGTCACTTGAGCATACTTTGTACATGATGGTtggagaaataaaattatctaaacTCTGTTGCTGACTTAGGTTTTTATCAAGGAGCTTCTCaaagattttcattttcttcttgttgGTCTCAAATTAAGCTCAGTAGGaaatttgtttcttgtttAAACTTGTAGTCATTTTCATGTGTACCTGTTGCGACTTAGAAACTTGTttgtgaataataaaaatgacaaataCGATGAAAGACATTGAATATCTGTAAACACCTATTATGTTGCAGCTACTAAAGACCGAGTTGTTGGAAAGACATCATATGGATTTGGCATACGAGTTGAAAATCTTCGAGAAGCAAGGTATATTAGTCTGTTTATTGTCATCTCTCAATCACATATATAATCTTCAGCATCTCCGGGTCAATGTTGTTTATTCTGACATGTAATGGAGCTCTGTATCTTGCAGTTATCAAAGAGCCGATCCAAATTTTGTAATGCTGACACCGAGCAAAGAGCACCTGGCAGAGGGTATGGTATGGAAAACAGGCAGGAGACCCATGCTACAATCAGATGTAAATGCCGGAAATTTTGAAGGATTACCCAAGGAATTAAGGCCATTGggaaaaattttgtaaattgctATTCTTTATCCCTTctctaagaaagaaaattttgcagCACGACACCGTTAGAGGAAATTGTCTTTTGATCTGTAGATCATTCTTCCgctcttaaaaattatatgattaattcatttttaaaaaataattttaaaattaataatattaaatctgtctgttattttattttattttttccattggccaaaaaaaaaatgtggctATCCAATGAGATGAAAGCGTGATCATCAAAGATTGCCCAACAGGGGGCAGTATGGGGCCCAGAGAGACAACGGTAGAAGGATTATCAACCATAATCGTTAATCCCTTGGGTCGAAAGCCAGAAGATGGCTTATTCACTCATTTCTTCCAGTACGTTCTTACTCTCTCGCTCCCCAAACACGACGCTAGCTCCGCTCAATAAACACAATTTCCCTCTCAGACCATCACGGGCACGTGCCACTGCTGCTACTATCATTTGCTGCAGCAACTCTCCAACAACATCCGCCACTCGCTCAATTGTCTCAAAGCTGTTACTGTTCACTAAGCCGTCATCCTCCGCCTCTTCGGCTTTTGAATCACTCTTCGTATTCTGCGGTTCTGTGGTTCTATCTTTCACTCTCCTCTTCTCCAACGTTGATTCCGCGTCGGCTTTCGTCGTCACTCCGCAACGTAAGCTTCAAACCGACGAACTCGCTACCGTTCGTCTCTTTCAAGAGAACACTCCTTCTGTTGTTAATATCACCAATCTTGCTGCcaggtattattattattaaatttaacttaatttaaaatgtagTTCTTTCAAGAATTTTAAGTTGAAATTTGGTTTGctgatcaaattattaataatgttgTAGGCAGGATGCATTTACACTGGATGTGTTGGAGGTCCCACAAGGATCCGGTTCGGGTTTTGTCTGGGATTCCAAAGGTCACGTTGTCACCAATTATCATGTGATTCGTGGTGCTTCTGATATCAGGttggttttctttctttcattttttttttattgttttttatttctgtGCAACTGTCATTTTCCCCTTGGTTTGGAAACATAGCGTATGTGGATTAAAGTTTCCTTAATTTACATATATCTTAGTTTcttgttaaaacaaataaatttggtgGCCTGACATTGGATGCTGTTATGGACATTGAAGTAGTACCTCCATAATCCTTCACACTACGAGGCAAGAGGGCAAATGAtgattctatttaaaaatgaattaaatcaGCTTTGTAAATGCTGGCCCTGCAAGCAGTGCTGTGATATCACACAACTTTTCTCACTAGTTATTAGctcattataataatattgattacaTGTAGCAGGATGATTAAGAAGCCATTGCCTTGGTGTAATGGTGTAAGTCTGGATCTAAAATCTACATGTTTAAGGGCGAGGACATCCTTCTTAGATCCTGTTGGGAATAATACTTGATAATAAcctgtttctttttattttctatggCGTAGCATGACTTTGTGTTTTGTGCAAAGTGAATTTCAATGTAATTagttagagatggcaaaaatGCTCGGCTCAGGTGTTTCAGATCAGGATTTGCCTGACTAGGGCATGTTTTCTTAATAGTCGGGCCAGGCTGCCCAAAAGCCGGataaatacattaaaattaaacaatattttattttaattaaaataatattttaatgtttatttaaCCAATTCATAACTTgtatttaaagtttaaaatactTTAAGCCCAAATTTTAAAGCttaatctaataaaaaaaaatttataatctataattatgtaatagtgcattttttttaaaaaaaattgcaaaatatAAGATTTGGGCTTTATGCTTGGCCCAATAAAGGACATGCTTGGACTGGACTCCGGCTTTGCCAAGCCTCGAGCCCGacattttgccatccctatatTTAGTCTTTAAGCTGAATGACCGTGCTTCCTTGATGCATGAGTTTCTTTGTGGTAATACATGTTGAGTTAAAGTAATGTTTTGCAGTAGATTCTGGGATGTCGTTACTTTTGGCTTTCGTGATTAATTGCGCTAGTGATTTACAGGGTCACTTTTGCTGATCAATCAGCTTATGATGCGAAAATTGTTGGATTTGACCAAGACAAGGATGTTGCTGTGTTGCGTATTGATGCACCGAAAGATAAATTAAGACCTATTCCTATTGGTGTCTCTGCAGACTTGCTTGTTGGTCAGAAAGTATATGCTATTGGCAACCCCGTAAGTATGGTCTTCCATTTACTTGCTGAATATTATATACAATGGCAAAGTTGGATAACGTCTTTCTTTTTACATAAGCGTTGGAGATGATCAGTAGTGATCCCCAGATCAAACTAAGTGGCATGcagaattataaaaaatatcatcaagTTTTTATCTACTGGGAAGACAATTAGTTACCTTTGAAAATGTGGATGTTTCAATTAAGATGTTTGAGgagttattttgaaataaagcAGTATTTGaatgctctctctctctccactTTAAGGCCAAAATTGTTTTCAAGAAGATGGCCTAGAAGATCAGTATAGTGCTTTTTCATTTATCAGGACTATTTCGTAATGTCTGAATTCTGATAGTTTTCTAAAGGCATCGACTGTCATTGTTGTTTTCTACACAGTCTGAAGATTTGATTTCCATATAAATTTGGTTCCCACTTTTAACTTGACATAGAAGCTTTTGATTGATACTTTGCCATAATATCCTGATCATGGCATATAAGTTTCATAAGTTCTTCTTAGTTGAAAATCTCATTCCTGTGTCCATATTTTTGTTTGCAGTTTGGACTCGACCATACCCTTACAACTGGCGTGATCAGGTAACTACATGAAAGTTTATATTCTTACCTCAAGTATATTTGACgtctttataatattactaCATTTGAAATTTCGTTGTAAGTTTAGGTCAATCAGCCATGTTTTGCTGCTggaattatattttaatgcttTTACAATTTGCTGAaatgatttcttttgttttgtattgTTTCGTTTCCAATTTTGCCCTTCATTATTTGTGgagccccccccccccccccccacaaaccaaaaagaaaataaataaaggaaaatagtatgtaatttatatttctatcaaaaagtacaaaaaactGAGATGGACTAGAATCCTCTGCCAGACTTACTAATTGGGCTCTATATATATTGATTGGAAGGCTTCGAAAAAGAACTGCATATGTTACTAACAAGATTAGAAGTTTATATATGTAGGTAGAGAAGAAGTTCCATACAAATTAGCAATTAAGCAATTCTCTTCTTCATATATgtaccaataattttttaggaagCATATAAGTCAAATTAATACCTTATGATCTGGGACGAGTTAGGTTTATTTAGTAGGATCATTTTAGCTTGATAGAGCCGGATTTTGTTCTCCACTTTCTTTTCTATATATTGGTTGTGTCACCTCATTTATCCATCATCAATCTATAATGtaacaataaattcaagatATGAATGTTTATTGGCCTATGCATTAAACTATGTCATTTGCTAATGTATTCTTTATCTTCGCTGTAGTGGGCTTCGTAGGGAAATCAGTTCTGCAGCCACTGGCCGTCCAATTCAGGATGTTATACAAACTGATGCGGCCATTAATCCTGGTAATAGTGGAGGGCCACTTTTAGATAGTTCAGGAAGCCTAATTGGAATAAATACAGCTATATACTCTCCATCTGGTGCATCCTCTGGTGTTGGATTTTCGATTCCAGTTGACACTGTGAGTTATCATCGTGAACttggttttggttttgttgGAGAGAACTTTGTATCTATTCTAATTGTAAACTTGAGAAACAaacttatatttcttttaatgccCGAGAGAAGTTTAGTGAtctatattcttatttatccAGGTAAATGGCATTGTCGATCAACTAGTTAAGTTTGGTAAGGTCACACGACCTATTTTAGGGATTAAGTTCGCACCTGATCAATCTGTGGAGCAGTTAGGTGTAAGTGGAGTGCTCGTCTTAGATGCTCCTCCAAACGGTCCTGCTGGCAAAGCAGTATGcctaatttctttcttttttcctttttttattggcctatttttttccttttttcctcctgtataaataaactaatattCTATTAGATAAAATACTAGGCTAGATATTTCTTTTCACCTGATTTTCAGATTAGTTAAAGGTTTCACACAAGTACAACTGATCAATCTTTATCTATAGGGCTTGCTATCAACCAAACGCGATGCCTATGGCAGACTTATTTTGGGTGACATCATAACATCTGTGAATGGAAAAAAGGTCTCCAATGGCAGCGACTTGTACAGAATTCTTGACCAATGTAAAGTTGGAGATGAGGTATCTTGTTTTACATTTCTTTGACTTACTCATGTTACCTTTCTTCTTGGTGGAGAACTTGGGAGCAGTCTCAGATAATTTCTAGTTTTCATAAAGGGATTTTCGATTTCGATAAGAATGAGATTGGTGAGTCTAATGTGCTTTGTCAagtgataaaatttaagaaagtggaaaaaaaattctcctaAATTTGAAGGTCTACacgttgttttattttttccttttttatttttttatcatagtTTTGATGGATGATTCTATATTTTATGGGATGTGAGAGGCACTGGACCATACTAACActggtaaaagaaaaattaattcaaccTCTGATTCTATTCTTCTTGCCTCTTTACTTAACTTTCTTGTAGTTATTGTTACAAGGTATAAAGCAACCACCAGTGCTGAGTGACAATCTTAGGCTATTGTGGTCGGAAGAAAGACCTGTTAGACAGATGCTCTGTGGTTATGTCTCAGAGAACTGTTTCCCTTGAAGTTATGGTGGACAGAAGCTACTGTAATAAAGTTTTTAACTGTACTGTTATAGTCTAATATCTAAGCTGCTTCAGGAATGATATATACATTAGTATCAAGAGTGAAAGATGGGTCTTAATATTCTGTAATATTATTGCTAATTTGTTTATTCGTCCGTGTATAACACTATGAATTGTTTGATATCAGGTGATTGTTGAGGTATTGCGCGGAGATCAGAAGGAGAAGATTCCGGTAAAACTTGAACCAAAACCAGATGAGACTTAATATGCCAAAAGGTTGGGTTTGTATATTTAAGTGTAGCACATATACCATAAAAATGCCATTGTAGTTGTGCATCAATTGTTTTACCAAAACTGGTCTTTTCTTGTACATATTTCAGCAATTGTAATATCAAGATTCCACTAAATTGATAAGCTAAATTGTCATCTCATTTTTCATCCTACTTTTAGAAAAGACAAAATACAGATTACATGAAATTTTCCGATTAGAGTTCCTCATTTCTTAACAAAGACCAACTATTCAAAATTGGTAGAGGATCTTGATTGTCTTTGGCAAGTCAACATGGTCAGTCTGCCCATTGATTATTAGGTGCATATAATGATTAAATGATTCATTCATTGTTCatataactttttatattctcatgGCTTCACCGCCCGATATAAGTGGGTGGTGTTCAAGTGAAAGGCTGTAAATGATATTGATGAAGGGTAACACGCTGCCCAAGCTGCAATGTCGCTCAATTATTTTCTCCTCACTTAGGCCTAATTTGTATGATGGTATCCAAAGCTTGACAAATTCTACGAGCCAAGTAATTTTAGGGTTTATTTTACATGCCTAAAGCTATTAAATAGGAGTGAGTGGGATTGGAGTTCTCTCATGATTTGAGCAAGTTTTTTCTGAAGTAAAATGTAAGTTTTGATCACACGCGATTTTAAATACATACACGGTATAAAAtcttagaaatttttaagaaacCTTTCAGAACCTCAAAAGAACCTAACTCTTGAGTATTTTACtaaaggaattttttttttttaatttaactattttagtGGTTTTACTTTTcactcaaaattaataataataacaataacaagaGGACTACTTTACAGCTACCGTAAGGTGTAGTCTTCTCACGCAAACAGTACCCGCCGTGAGCTCAAGTGAGATTCATGGCCAAGTTTGTGAGAGAGCTGCACCTTGCCGCAGGTGTAAGGGAGCAAGCTcctaatgataataataatattttattgataattcaAGTGCAAATGAAAGTGATATCAAATAAAGAAATAGCCACTTTTGCACAGATTTCTGCTTGACCATTAAAAGGCAGCCGGCAGTAACTACCCAATTAAAACTTATACAGAACCATGGTGCAGAAACAAATGGTCCTATCCGATTTCGTTTAACTGGCAAGAACGGGGTGGCAACGGGGTGGCCAAAACTAGAACAgtttttaatgaaagaaaattgacACATAGAAACTTGGATGAGATAGACTCACCACTTAAATATAAGTATGTCCAGTGATGTTTTGGCAGACATGAGTTCTATTAACTTTTCCATATAAAAATTCTATGAATTCAACAGTAGAATTCATTAGTGGTCTACTTTTAGATTTGCAATGCTACCTCATGACAAAACAGCATTAGACAAGCTTACTACTACCGTATGGTCCTATAATGAATCCACTAATGGTTTTCCTTTTGAACCTACTACTCTAGCGCATGTAATAGTAGTATTATAGTGGTGATTTTTGTCTCATCTAAGTTTTTCTCCTATTAATGACACAatacaaaatttctaaataatattatttatagtgATGCTACATTAGTTTGAATAgaaataatttagtattaccttaaaaaaaataaaaagaaaaagaaaagcaaaccCTTATGTAAAGAGAAATGAATATAGAAAAAgagcaagaaaaataaattaaaaaaaaaaaagcattgcTGGTATCAAtgttgtaataaattaaagaatcatTGATGAATCCACGAACGTCAAATGTATCAAGATGTGTGCCATGCCAACTCTGGGGAGTAGTAACTCATCCAAAAATCAgaattatttaaagtttttttttttaataatattatataatataatgttaCTAATATTCCATCATCATCAGTTAGTCAGTAAGCAGagtgtatatataaataaatagaaggtCGTCATTTCGTAGAAGTGTCGAGTGCAAAAAAGCTACGCAACAGATACTGGCAATTAATTCTCTCGCAGCAGTGACaa contains:
- the LOC102617442 gene encoding uncharacterized protein LOC102617442, whose product is MGNWMNKEPPPPMVLVPPLFDFPPLAARTRMLESSYNMLFAKLALKCLFDDYFEEARHFSTRIMLKPIDDPHVDMIATVSGPLDHKPEENIVGNALFRWQRELDDPHTFMDLFVSNSDPVLRIRSSTYYPKWGFGAFGTIPLLMKKRISSEDYGVMGLRYGTGNLSFGAMLMPFAMKDELPKNAWLVSKMGRLTVGVQYEPQYGGKEDAKYKNLMNWSYAIGYGVGSGSPLSPSFNFGLELAKSSVFIASFYQHVVVQRRVKNPLEEDEIVGITNYIDFGFELQTRIDDAKTANNIPESSFQVAASWQANKNFLLKGKVGPLSSSVAMAFKSWWKPSFTFSISATKDRVVGKTSYGFGIRVENLREASYQRADPNFVMLTPSKEHLAEGMVWKTGRRPMLQSDVNAGNFEGLPKELRPLGKIL
- the LOC102617734 gene encoding protease Do-like 1, chloroplastic gives rise to the protein MAYSLISSSTFLLSRSPNTTLAPLNKHNFPLRPSRARATAATIICCSNSPTTSATRSIVSKLLLFTKPSSSASSAFESLFVFCGSVVLSFTLLFSNVDSASAFVVTPQRKLQTDELATVRLFQENTPSVVNITNLAARQDAFTLDVLEVPQGSGSGFVWDSKGHVVTNYHVIRGASDIRVTFADQSAYDAKIVGFDQDKDVAVLRIDAPKDKLRPIPIGVSADLLVGQKVYAIGNPFGLDHTLTTGVISGLRREISSAATGRPIQDVIQTDAAINPGNSGGPLLDSSGSLIGINTAIYSPSGASSGVGFSIPVDTVNGIVDQLVKFGKVTRPILGIKFAPDQSVEQLGVSGVLVLDAPPNGPAGKAGLLSTKRDAYGRLILGDIITSVNGKKVSNGSDLYRILDQCKVGDEVIVEVLRGDQKEKIPVKLEPKPDET